One part of the Paraglaciecola sp. L3A3 genome encodes these proteins:
- a CDS encoding ATPase, T2SS/T4P/T4SS family, with protein MTDTDAHQNKFDHINQLLTTYPSLLDAYHKLEPYVLEWFGAERMSIFMRRRQHQDLVARFKTGKETKEIKVPISPMSIAGYVALSQLPLLINDPYDKEELANIHKRLNFADKFDKSSTFITRNIICIPILDAGVLMGVMQVINKKQGAFSNSDLDLANKVSEIIGKKFRYELGGTSEPFDYLVHRNLITDSQLSKIKQSSNDNKQLVQRLASEYRVPDDDLGMALSVHYQVPYLSYLPDKYHLYQSESKLNLSYLKRNLVAVIADVAENPIVLMAEPNNATLLMEIESALGIDSYEIYVSLPNIVLQYLGEAAGGGAGPGAMDEILDEIGTSAEETDELSDEMSDDAPAVVRLVSRVLHDAKRLNASDIHVDPEKNAPTRVRMRIDGVCRDITQVPASHHNAVIARIKIMSNLNIAEKRVPQDGKLSFRMSGQLIEVRVATIPTVAGEGVVMRILAAGGAMPMSKLNLSPRNHDKILELVQKPHGIMLVVGPTGSGKTTTLHAVLGHINTPEKKIWTAEDPVEITQPGLQQVQVSPKIGFTFANALRAFLRADPDIILIGEMRDKETAHAGIEASLTGHLVFSTLHTNSAPETITRLLDLGLDPVNFSDACVGILAQRLIRTICSNCKEKYPATDAEVAFIKRQYGEEYLPELNLPEQIMLFRGKGCEECGDTGYRGRTGVHELLSMTGELRTLVYKEASVHAMKAQAMNDGMRTLTQDGILKVLKGDTDIPQVQIISGSA; from the coding sequence ATGACAGATACTGACGCACATCAAAACAAGTTTGATCATATCAATCAACTGTTAACCACTTATCCATCTCTGCTGGATGCTTATCATAAATTAGAACCTTATGTTCTCGAGTGGTTTGGTGCTGAACGCATGAGTATTTTTATGCGTCGTCGTCAACATCAAGATCTTGTCGCCCGCTTTAAAACGGGTAAAGAAACCAAAGAAATTAAAGTACCTATCAGCCCAATGTCGATTGCTGGATATGTCGCGCTTAGCCAACTACCTCTATTAATTAATGACCCTTATGATAAAGAAGAGTTAGCCAATATTCATAAGCGGCTTAATTTTGCTGATAAATTTGATAAAAGCTCTACCTTTATTACCCGTAATATCATTTGTATCCCAATTTTGGATGCAGGGGTATTAATGGGAGTAATGCAGGTTATCAATAAAAAACAGGGAGCATTTAGCAATTCAGACTTAGACCTAGCCAATAAAGTATCCGAAATAATAGGTAAAAAATTCCGGTATGAGTTAGGTGGCACTAGTGAACCTTTTGATTATTTAGTACATAGAAATTTAATCACAGACAGTCAACTCAGCAAGATAAAACAATCTAGCAACGACAACAAACAACTCGTACAACGTTTAGCCTCTGAATACCGAGTGCCTGACGATGACTTAGGTATGGCCTTATCTGTGCACTATCAGGTGCCCTATTTATCCTACTTACCTGACAAATATCACTTATATCAAAGTGAAAGTAAGTTAAATTTATCTTATTTAAAACGTAACTTAGTCGCAGTCATCGCTGACGTCGCAGAAAACCCCATTGTCTTAATGGCTGAACCGAACAATGCGACGTTATTAATGGAGATTGAAAGCGCCTTAGGCATAGATAGTTACGAAATCTACGTCTCTCTGCCTAATATAGTATTGCAATATTTGGGCGAAGCAGCTGGCGGTGGAGCTGGCCCAGGCGCAATGGATGAAATCCTTGACGAAATAGGCACCAGTGCCGAAGAAACCGACGAACTTAGTGATGAAATGTCTGATGACGCTCCGGCGGTTGTCAGACTTGTCAGCCGCGTATTACATGATGCTAAACGTTTGAATGCGTCTGACATTCATGTCGATCCTGAAAAGAATGCACCGACAAGGGTTAGAATGCGCATCGATGGAGTTTGCCGAGATATCACGCAAGTACCTGCTTCCCACCATAATGCTGTGATTGCACGGATTAAAATTATGTCCAATTTGAACATTGCTGAAAAACGAGTACCACAAGATGGTAAGTTATCGTTTCGCATGTCAGGACAACTAATTGAAGTGCGGGTCGCCACTATTCCCACTGTTGCCGGTGAAGGCGTAGTCATGCGGATTTTGGCTGCGGGCGGTGCCATGCCAATGAGTAAACTAAATTTATCACCAAGAAACCATGACAAGATCCTAGAATTGGTGCAAAAACCCCACGGCATTATGTTAGTCGTTGGGCCAACAGGTTCAGGTAAAACCACTACCCTACATGCCGTACTAGGTCATATTAACACTCCCGAGAAAAAGATTTGGACTGCTGAAGATCCAGTTGAAATCACCCAACCAGGATTACAGCAAGTACAAGTTAGCCCTAAGATTGGTTTTACTTTTGCTAATGCCTTACGGGCGTTTTTACGAGCTGATCCCGATATTATTTTGATCGGAGAAATGCGCGATAAAGAAACCGCACATGCAGGTATTGAAGCCTCTCTAACCGGTCACTTAGTATTTTCTACTTTACATACTAACTCGGCCCCAGAAACCATCACCCGTTTATTAGACCTAGGATTAGATCCTGTTAACTTTTCCGATGCTTGTGTGGGTATATTAGCTCAACGCCTGATTCGAACCATCTGCTCTAATTGCAAAGAAAAATATCCTGCTACAGATGCAGAAGTTGCCTTTATCAAACGTCAATATGGTGAAGAATATCTACCGGAGCTTAATTTACCTGAACAAATAATGTTATTTAGAGGCAAAGGATGTGAAGAATGTGGTGATACCGGTTATAGAGGCAGAACAGGTGTTCACGAGTTATTGTCTATGACCGGAGAATTAAGAACTCTTGTATATAAAGAAGCTTCCGTACACGCGATGAAAGCGCAAGCAATGAATGATGGTATGCGTACCCTAACCCAAGATGGCATATTAAAAGTTTTAAAAGGCGATACTGACATTCCACAGGTACAAATTATTAGCGGTTCCGCGTAA
- a CDS encoding cytochrome b/b6 domain-containing protein: MQKRLVWDLPVRLFHWILAICLVTQWFTAEVIEDAMDFHFYLGYFILGLIIFRLIWGFIGTKYAKFSSFIAGPKAMFAYIKALMNKQDTSTIGHNPVGGLMLPLVLLLVGIQATTGLFTSDDVVHSGPYYGTVSDSLQSIMQWLHHQTFSFLWIFIAVHILVICWYKFALKHDLIRPMLHGKKMVTEQQAIANSQLLKAIIVMIVVAVFVYWLVEINPPIPEMDYYY, encoded by the coding sequence ATGCAAAAACGACTTGTCTGGGATTTACCCGTACGTTTATTCCATTGGATATTAGCTATATGTTTAGTCACTCAGTGGTTCACAGCTGAAGTGATTGAGGATGCGATGGATTTCCATTTTTATCTAGGTTATTTCATTTTAGGATTAATAATATTTAGATTAATCTGGGGGTTTATTGGTACCAAATACGCCAAATTTAGTAGTTTTATTGCTGGCCCCAAAGCCATGTTTGCTTATATTAAAGCGTTAATGAATAAACAAGACACGTCCACTATTGGCCATAATCCTGTTGGCGGCTTAATGTTACCTTTGGTCTTGTTATTAGTTGGAATACAAGCTACTACTGGCTTATTTACTTCCGATGACGTTGTCCACTCAGGTCCCTATTATGGAACGGTCAGTGATTCGCTGCAAAGTATTATGCAATGGTTACATCACCAAACTTTCAGCTTTTTGTGGATCTTTATTGCGGTACATATATTAGTAATTTGTTGGTATAAATTTGCTCTGAAACATGACTTAATTCGTCCCATGTTACATGGCAAAAAAATGGTCACTGAGCAGCAAGCTATTGCTAATTCACAATTACTTAAAGCGATCATTGTGATGATAGTTGTGGCTGTGTTTGTCTATTGGTTAGTTGAAATCAATCCACCCATTCCTGAAATGGATTACTACTACTAA
- a CDS encoding cytochrome c: MKKIAAAALSSVLLLSAFSASAAPAKSEKQAAQAVEFRQSIFTLIKSNVGALGAMNKGAIPFDAETLKTNGMRLEQLSLMIEDYLETDTSNFKVKTHAVDKIWQNKADFSSKISDLTEAAVNLQAVAKSGDESQYKSAIGGVFKTCKGCHDKYKED, encoded by the coding sequence ATGAAAAAGATTGCAGCTGCTGCTTTAAGTAGTGTTTTATTATTATCGGCATTCTCTGCGAGTGCTGCCCCCGCAAAATCTGAGAAACAAGCAGCTCAAGCTGTGGAGTTTCGTCAGTCAATTTTTACTTTAATTAAGAGTAACGTTGGTGCATTAGGGGCAATGAATAAAGGGGCAATACCTTTTGATGCCGAAACCTTAAAAACCAATGGTATGCGACTCGAGCAGTTATCGCTAATGATTGAAGATTATTTAGAAACTGATACTTCAAACTTCAAAGTTAAAACTCATGCTGTAGATAAAATTTGGCAAAATAAAGCTGATTTTAGTAGCAAAATTAGTGATTTAACTGAAGCAGCGGTAAACCTTCAAGCGGTCGCTAAAAGTGGTGACGAAAGCCAGTATAAAAGTGCTATCGGTGGCGTATTCAAAACCTGTAAAGGTTGCCATGATAAGTATAAAGAAGATTAG
- a CDS encoding alpha/beta fold hydrolase translates to MGKRTKMLRSVWLLIFCFFMSSVIADEKVAVDKMETLAPLPTHWQQSHMKEPIFGGLVHVIETGNRHKQTIILVHGLGYSGLRDWLDVIPSLESEYHIVALDLPGFGESDSTSLQLAPQRYAELLKWLIPQFSKQKVIIIGHSMGGAISLRFTSSFPEMVDKLIMVDTAGVLHRTAFVRHMTQMPDRYAFLAKYQEHFNFVDSAVNKFNRFVNRVSGSVLRKLDKMPDPTLVLMNNPLAQKYAYKDRPTLNAAIGLINEDFSTALHQFLTPTHIIWGEYDRVAPLRTGELLQYHLDNAQLHVVKNAGHVPMKDKTEDFLQKLSIALRHTPKKAKKYVTEYNGQTADLHCNKQEDIVYSGVYSSVYINNCRYVTLNKLSARNLIIENSEVTLDEVNITSDVVAMDIKNSFVTMTNVSLSGTTALRVEASTVDIAGAKLVSSNDTIEAKADSIIYLSVSEKVQNGYQQFLHGISKGNHFYLQ, encoded by the coding sequence ATGGGCAAAAGAACAAAAATGTTACGCAGTGTTTGGTTATTAATTTTCTGTTTCTTTATGAGTAGTGTTATTGCAGATGAAAAAGTTGCGGTAGATAAAATGGAAACTTTAGCCCCTTTGCCCACTCATTGGCAACAATCCCACATGAAAGAACCCATTTTTGGGGGCTTAGTACATGTAATTGAAACCGGAAATCGCCATAAACAAACAATTATTTTAGTCCATGGCTTAGGTTACAGCGGTTTAAGAGATTGGCTTGATGTAATCCCAAGTCTGGAATCTGAATATCATATTGTTGCCTTAGATTTGCCCGGTTTTGGCGAGTCTGATAGTACTTCATTACAGCTAGCACCGCAGCGTTATGCAGAGTTACTAAAATGGTTGATCCCGCAGTTTTCAAAGCAAAAAGTAATCATTATTGGCCATTCTATGGGCGGCGCTATTAGTTTGCGTTTTACTTCTTCTTTTCCTGAGATGGTAGACAAGCTGATTATGGTGGATACAGCAGGGGTGTTACATCGTACAGCGTTTGTCAGGCACATGACACAAATGCCTGATCGCTATGCATTTTTAGCAAAATACCAAGAGCATTTTAATTTTGTCGATTCGGCGGTGAACAAATTTAATCGTTTTGTTAATCGAGTAAGTGGTTCAGTGCTAAGGAAACTAGATAAAATGCCTGATCCAACTTTGGTATTAATGAACAATCCATTAGCACAAAAGTATGCTTATAAAGACAGGCCTACTTTAAATGCCGCCATTGGCTTAATTAATGAAGACTTTTCAACCGCGCTTCACCAATTTTTGACCCCAACACATATTATCTGGGGGGAATATGATCGAGTTGCGCCGCTGAGGACTGGAGAATTATTACAATATCATTTAGACAATGCTCAACTTCATGTAGTTAAAAATGCTGGACATGTACCAATGAAAGATAAAACCGAAGATTTTTTACAAAAGTTAAGCATTGCACTGCGACATACACCGAAAAAAGCAAAAAAATATGTAACTGAATATAACGGTCAAACTGCTGATTTACATTGTAATAAACAAGAGGATATCGTTTATAGTGGGGTATATAGCAGTGTTTATATCAATAACTGTCGATACGTAACTTTAAATAAACTATCGGCTCGAAACTTGATTATTGAAAATTCGGAGGTAACTTTGGATGAAGTGAATATCACTTCAGATGTGGTGGCAATGGATATTAAAAATTCGTTTGTCACTATGACTAATGTTAGTTTAAGTGGCACTACAGCCTTGCGAGTAGAGGCTAGTACTGTAGATATAGCGGGAGCTAAGTTAGTGAGTTCTAACGATACAATTGAAGCGAAAGCCGATTCAATTATTTATCTGTCAGTCAGTGAAAAAGTACAAAATGGTTATCAACAATTTTTGCATGGTATATCTAAAGGTAATCATTTTTATTTACAGTGA
- a CDS encoding GGDEF domain-containing protein, translated as MSNNKLEKSFATLKQTIPLMLKHKIPAVPTNYALWYTYVSNESAELNANINYALENKVQLSEVKTKELYRSFIAEKEEVTAWGLRQTVEAMLIELTQSLKDTRAETTQFKQTMDLCVDDLAKVEKEGLSIEEVMALVRNLVKETQNIRRRTISFNSALTDAQREIQTLRGQLEQSQKEALYDALTGLCNRRYFDEELASLSLQPNLCLILVDLDHFKKINDNYGHVMGDLVLKATAKKLQATCRDGAQAFRFGGEEFAIIVPNSNFSKARSIAESMRNGIEKIGVKDKRSGEVLGDISASFGVAELQAVMSPLALIEAADKQLYEAKRLGRNRVMPMSQ; from the coding sequence ATGTCCAACAATAAATTAGAAAAGTCGTTTGCCACCTTAAAGCAAACTATTCCTCTAATGCTAAAACATAAAATACCTGCGGTGCCCACAAACTATGCGCTTTGGTATACCTATGTCAGCAACGAATCAGCTGAGTTGAACGCCAATATTAATTATGCATTAGAAAACAAAGTCCAATTATCAGAGGTGAAAACGAAAGAATTGTATCGTAGTTTTATCGCTGAAAAAGAAGAAGTGACTGCATGGGGATTACGTCAAACTGTTGAAGCAATGTTGATCGAATTGACACAATCGCTAAAAGATACTCGCGCAGAAACGACCCAATTTAAACAAACGATGGATTTATGTGTTGATGACTTGGCTAAAGTCGAAAAAGAAGGGTTATCTATTGAAGAAGTCATGGCACTAGTACGTAACTTAGTGAAAGAAACACAAAATATTCGTCGAAGAACTATAAGTTTTAATTCAGCCTTAACCGACGCTCAACGAGAAATACAAACACTTCGAGGACAATTAGAACAAAGTCAAAAGGAGGCTCTATATGATGCACTTACAGGTTTATGTAATAGACGTTACTTTGATGAAGAACTGGCCAGCCTATCTTTACAGCCTAATCTTTGCTTAATATTAGTCGACCTCGACCATTTCAAAAAAATTAACGACAACTATGGCCATGTGATGGGAGACTTAGTGTTAAAAGCCACAGCCAAAAAATTACAGGCTACTTGTAGAGACGGCGCTCAGGCATTCAGATTTGGCGGTGAAGAATTTGCCATCATAGTCCCTAACTCTAATTTTTCTAAAGCACGGAGTATTGCCGAGTCCATGCGCAATGGAATTGAAAAAATAGGCGTAAAGGACAAACGTTCTGGAGAAGTGTTAGGAGATATATCTGCATCTTTTGGCGTCGCCGAGTTACAGGCAGTTATGAGCCCACTCGCCCTAATAGAAGCGGCAGATAAACAGCTTTATGAGGCAAAGCGATTGGGCAGAAACCGAGTTATGCCAATGTCGCAATAG
- the fusA gene encoding elongation factor G, whose amino-acid sequence MTDLAKYRNIGIFAHVDAGKTTTTERILKLTGQIHKTGEVHDGESTTDFMEQEAERGITIQSAAVSCFWKDHRFNVIDTPGHVDFTVEVYRSLKVLDGGIGVFCGSGGVEPQSETNWRYANDSEVARIIFVNKLDRMGADFYRVVDQTKKVLAANPLIMVLPIGIEDDFIGVVDLLTRKAYVWDDTGLPENYEIKDVPADMVDKVEEYREMLIESAVEQDDDLMMAYMEGEEPSIEDIKRCIRKGTRTMDFFPTYCGSAFKNKGMQLILDAVVDYLPSPTEVDPQPLTDEEGEPNGEYAIVDAKETFKALAFKITDDRFGSLTFVRIYSGVLNKGDTIMNAATGKTERVGRMCEMQADDRKELSSAQAGDIIAIVGMKGNVQTGHTLCDPKHPIILEAMVFPEPVISISVTPKDKGSTEKMGIAIGKMVAEDPTFRVETDQDSGETILSGMGELHLDIKVDILKRTYGVELTVGEPQVAYRETITQEIEDSYTHKKQSGGSGQFGKIDYRIKPGEPNSGFTFKSVVVGGNVPKEFFPAIEKGFKGMMDTGVLAGFPVLDVEVELFDGGFHAVDSSAVAFEIAAKGAFRQSIPKAGPQLIEPIMKVDVFTPDDHVGDVIGDLNRRRGMIKDQEPSATGVRVKADIPLSEMFGYIGSLRTMTSGRGQFSMEFSHYSPCPQNVSEKVIAETKERNAAKK is encoded by the coding sequence ATGACAGATTTAGCAAAGTACAGAAATATCGGTATTTTTGCCCACGTTGACGCGGGTAAAACAACCACCACAGAAAGAATCCTTAAACTTACTGGTCAAATCCATAAGACTGGGGAAGTGCATGACGGCGAATCGACTACCGATTTCATGGAACAAGAAGCTGAGCGCGGTATTACTATCCAATCTGCAGCAGTAAGCTGTTTCTGGAAAGATCACCGTTTCAACGTTATCGATACTCCTGGGCACGTTGACTTCACAGTTGAAGTATATCGTTCACTTAAAGTATTAGACGGCGGTATCGGTGTTTTCTGTGGTTCTGGCGGGGTTGAACCTCAGTCAGAAACTAACTGGCGTTATGCGAATGACTCAGAAGTAGCACGTATAATCTTCGTCAATAAATTAGACCGTATGGGCGCTGATTTTTACCGAGTAGTCGATCAGACTAAAAAAGTACTGGCTGCTAATCCATTAATCATGGTTTTACCTATTGGTATCGAAGATGACTTTATTGGTGTGGTTGACCTTTTAACTCGTAAAGCATACGTTTGGGATGACACTGGTCTTCCAGAAAACTACGAAATCAAAGATGTTCCTGCGGACATGGTTGATAAAGTTGAAGAATACCGTGAAATGTTAATCGAAAGTGCTGTAGAGCAAGACGATGACCTAATGATGGCTTATATGGAAGGTGAAGAGCCTTCTATTGAAGACATTAAACGTTGTATCCGTAAAGGTACACGTACTATGGACTTCTTCCCTACTTATTGTGGTTCTGCTTTCAAAAACAAAGGTATGCAATTAATCCTTGATGCCGTAGTTGACTATTTACCTAGCCCAACTGAAGTTGATCCTCAGCCTCTTACAGATGAAGAAGGCGAGCCGAATGGCGAATACGCAATTGTTGATGCAAAAGAAACATTTAAAGCATTAGCTTTCAAAATTACTGATGACCGTTTTGGTTCATTGACTTTCGTGCGTATCTATTCTGGTGTTCTTAATAAAGGTGACACCATAATGAACGCTGCTACAGGTAAAACTGAGCGTGTAGGTCGTATGTGTGAAATGCAAGCCGATGACCGTAAAGAGCTTAGTTCTGCTCAAGCCGGTGATATCATCGCGATTGTTGGTATGAAAGGTAACGTACAAACTGGTCACACATTATGTGATCCTAAACACCCTATCATCCTAGAAGCAATGGTATTCCCTGAGCCAGTAATCTCTATCTCTGTTACACCAAAAGATAAAGGGTCAACTGAGAAAATGGGTATTGCTATCGGTAAAATGGTTGCAGAAGATCCTACTTTCCGTGTTGAAACCGACCAAGATTCAGGTGAAACAATCCTATCTGGTATGGGTGAGCTTCACTTAGATATCAAAGTAGATATTCTTAAGCGTACATATGGTGTTGAATTAACAGTAGGTGAACCTCAGGTTGCTTACCGTGAAACTATCACTCAAGAAATTGAAGATTCTTATACCCATAAGAAACAATCAGGTGGTTCTGGTCAATTCGGTAAGATCGATTATCGTATCAAACCAGGTGAACCTAACTCAGGTTTCACATTTAAATCTGTAGTTGTGGGCGGTAACGTTCCTAAAGAATTCTTCCCAGCTATCGAGAAAGGCTTTAAAGGCATGATGGATACTGGTGTTCTAGCTGGCTTCCCAGTGCTAGACGTTGAAGTTGAATTATTCGACGGTGGATTCCACGCAGTTGATTCATCAGCAGTTGCGTTTGAAATTGCTGCTAAAGGTGCATTCCGTCAATCAATTCCTAAGGCTGGACCTCAGTTAATTGAACCTATCATGAAAGTTGACGTGTTTACGCCTGACGATCACGTTGGTGACGTTATTGGTGACTTAAACCGTCGTCGTGGCATGATCAAAGATCAAGAGCCTAGTGCAACTGGTGTTCGAGTTAAAGCTGACATTCCTCTTTCTGAAATGTTCGGTTATATTGGAAGCTTACGTACTATGACTTCTGGTCGTGGTCAGTTCTCTATGGAATTCTCTCATTACAGTCCTTGTCCACAAAATGTGTCTGAGAAAGTAATTGCAGAAACCAAAGAACGTAATGCAGCTAAAAAATAA
- a CDS encoding FKBP-type peptidyl-prolyl cis-trans isomerase yields the protein MKLKSIALLTASTLFIAACGSDKSNTTETSADKTAETTAAAADSTADPALASLEQKLSYIVGTNLAGQFKRDGIALDINAFTMAIEDIKTDTASRLSPEEIQTAIQTMQQQAQAKQQEAQAEASAKNVAEGTAYLEANAKKDGVTVTESGLQYKELVAGDGEKPTEDATVKVHYKGSLIDGTVFDSSYERGQPAEFPLTGVIKGWTEALQLMNVGDKFELTIPSELAYGKRGSAPKIGPDATLVFEVELLEIK from the coding sequence ATGAAATTAAAATCCATTGCCTTATTGACGGCATCTACTTTATTTATTGCTGCTTGTGGTAGCGACAAATCTAATACAACTGAAACTAGTGCAGACAAAACAGCCGAGACTACTGCAGCTGCAGCAGACAGCACAGCTGATCCAGCACTTGCGTCTTTAGAGCAAAAATTAAGTTATATTGTTGGTACAAACTTAGCCGGACAATTTAAAAGAGATGGGATTGCTCTTGATATCAATGCATTCACTATGGCAATTGAAGATATTAAAACAGACACTGCATCTCGATTAAGTCCTGAAGAAATTCAAACTGCGATTCAAACTATGCAACAACAAGCCCAAGCTAAACAACAAGAAGCTCAGGCTGAAGCTAGCGCTAAAAATGTTGCTGAAGGTACTGCTTACCTTGAAGCAAACGCTAAAAAAGACGGCGTAACCGTTACTGAAAGTGGCCTACAATACAAAGAACTTGTTGCCGGTGACGGTGAAAAACCAACTGAAGACGCAACGGTAAAAGTTCATTACAAAGGTTCATTAATCGACGGCACAGTATTTGATAGTTCTTACGAGCGCGGACAACCAGCTGAATTCCCATTAACAGGTGTAATTAAAGGCTGGACAGAAGCATTACAACTCATGAATGTTGGCGATAAATTCGAACTAACAATCCCTTCTGAGCTTGCTTACGGTAAAAGAGGCAGCGCCCCTAAAATTGGTCCTGATGCAACACTAGTATTTGAAGTTGAATTATTAGAAATTAAATAA
- a CDS encoding DM13 domain-containing protein: protein MRANLIIKVITMALFVTLTGCGGGGTEALTTVTSPETQTPTPNPTPTPTPTPEVLTGTFVDSAVAGLKFETATQMGTTDARGYFSYVAGEDVTFSIGGITFPAVPAKETLSPLDIFGTTETSDVRVINMARLLQTLDQDGMPGNGITITDNAHNQATGVTVDFSAANFAEQVQDVIANSGAVITTLINSTDAINHLNITLGNMEAMSSSCSENNLKAGYTGTFSTLAYEVAGKVTVLDNCTLEITMFNYVDGGAPAVQIYAGVAGVFTGADAFGFGPRFEGRTLRNETLIINLPAGKTVADFDSLSVWCFDFDADFGSLRLEAP from the coding sequence ATGCGTGCGAATTTAATAATTAAAGTTATAACTATGGCTTTGTTTGTCACTCTGACAGGATGTGGCGGCGGAGGTACAGAAGCCCTCACTACTGTGACATCACCGGAGACACAAACGCCAACCCCAAATCCTACACCGACTCCAACTCCAACCCCTGAAGTGTTAACCGGTACTTTTGTTGATTCTGCTGTTGCAGGTCTTAAGTTTGAAACTGCGACCCAAATGGGCACCACAGATGCGCGTGGCTATTTCTCTTATGTAGCAGGAGAAGATGTGACATTTTCTATTGGTGGCATTACATTTCCGGCAGTACCTGCCAAAGAAACATTGTCGCCCCTTGATATCTTCGGCACCACAGAGACTAGTGATGTACGGGTGATAAATATGGCAAGGCTTTTACAAACCTTAGATCAAGATGGTATGCCTGGCAACGGCATTACTATTACAGATAATGCCCATAATCAAGCGACAGGTGTGACTGTGGATTTTTCTGCGGCTAACTTTGCTGAGCAGGTGCAAGACGTTATCGCTAATTCAGGTGCTGTGATCACTACCTTGATTAATAGTACTGACGCGATTAATCACCTGAACATAACTTTGGGTAATATGGAGGCCATGTCTAGTAGCTGCAGTGAGAACAATTTAAAAGCGGGGTACACTGGTACTTTTAGCACTTTAGCCTATGAAGTGGCGGGTAAAGTGACAGTGCTTGATAACTGCACCCTAGAAATCACTATGTTCAATTATGTAGATGGCGGGGCTCCGGCAGTACAAATATATGCAGGTGTAGCGGGTGTGTTTACTGGAGCTGATGCTTTTGGTTTTGGACCACGATTTGAAGGGCGCACTCTAAGAAATGAAACCTTAATTATCAATTTACCGGCTGGCAAAACGGTCGCTGATTTTGATAGCTTAAGCGTGTGGTGTTTTGACTTTGATGCTGATTTTGGCAGTCTGAGACTTGAAGCGCCTTAA
- a CDS encoding peptidylprolyl isomerase, which yields MLKLNKTTKITSALILMASAFFSQATVVEVRTSLGNIQINLFDETTPKTVENFLLYVSSGAYENTVVHRSIPGFIVQTGSSTYTGPINADNRLDSIPTGTPAENEPKFSNLRGTVAMAKLENLPNSATSGWFFNLANNSANLDVQNGGFSVFGQVIGDGMDIVDAIAALPREGEYPLLKAIEDDVDITDEHLVVISDIVVIDPAVVTNPDLTPTENTLINAPTTGGGSTDSGSGGGSFGWMLLIATFGLTRYFKASK from the coding sequence ATGCTTAAACTTAATAAAACAACTAAAATTACCAGTGCGTTAATATTGATGGCCAGTGCCTTTTTCTCCCAAGCGACTGTGGTGGAAGTGCGTACCTCATTGGGTAATATACAAATAAACTTATTTGATGAAACTACGCCTAAGACAGTGGAAAACTTTCTACTTTATGTGAGCTCTGGGGCTTATGAGAATACTGTGGTACATCGTTCGATTCCTGGTTTTATTGTTCAAACAGGAAGCTCTACTTACACAGGACCTATAAATGCCGACAATCGATTAGATAGTATTCCCACCGGCACTCCTGCTGAAAATGAACCTAAGTTTTCTAATTTACGTGGTACTGTTGCAATGGCTAAATTAGAAAATCTACCAAATAGTGCTACTTCTGGCTGGTTTTTTAATTTAGCCAATAACAGTGCTAATTTAGACGTTCAAAATGGTGGTTTTTCCGTTTTTGGCCAAGTAATAGGTGATGGCATGGATATTGTTGATGCTATTGCTGCTTTACCTCGTGAAGGTGAATATCCTCTTCTCAAAGCTATTGAGGACGATGTAGATATCACCGATGAACACTTGGTAGTTATTTCGGATATAGTCGTAATTGACCCAGCTGTAGTCACCAATCCAGATCTTACTCCTACAGAAAACACATTAATCAATGCTCCTACTACGGGTGGCGGTTCGACCGACTCTGGTTCTGGTGGCGGATCATTTGGTTGGATGTTGCTAATTGCTACTTTTGGTTTAACCCGCTACTTCAAGGCGTCAAAATAA